Proteins from a single region of Sinorhizobium alkalisoli:
- a CDS encoding ParA family protein: protein MAVITLANAKGGAGKTTAALILATELARQGSRVVILDADPQRWITNWFELSGNIPNLEVISHITPASLPCHIRELKDEVDFIVIDLAGAKDAIVALALGLSDQVLIPVQGCAMDARGAVQILELIRQIEEKARTRINHAVVLTRVSSLVTTRALQTIKALLAARGVSVLDTPIVERAAYREIFECGGTLQTMDADRVSNLDKARENAFALAREVQEILPMRVRRSLALRLHWALPRAA, encoded by the coding sequence ATGGCGGTCATTACACTCGCCAATGCGAAGGGTGGCGCCGGCAAAACGACGGCGGCTCTGATCCTGGCAACGGAACTTGCCCGACAGGGAAGCCGCGTGGTTATTCTCGACGCGGATCCGCAGCGCTGGATCACCAACTGGTTCGAGCTTTCCGGCAACATCCCCAATCTCGAAGTGATTTCGCACATCACGCCGGCCTCTCTGCCCTGCCACATCCGCGAACTCAAGGATGAGGTCGATTTCATCGTGATCGATCTTGCCGGCGCGAAGGACGCGATCGTCGCATTGGCGCTCGGGCTTTCCGATCAGGTGCTGATCCCGGTTCAGGGCTGCGCCATGGATGCGCGCGGCGCGGTGCAGATCCTCGAACTCATCCGCCAGATCGAAGAGAAGGCGAGGACGCGCATCAACCACGCGGTGGTACTGACGCGCGTCAGCTCGCTGGTCACCACCCGGGCGCTGCAGACGATCAAGGCCCTGCTCGCCGCCCGCGGCGTTTCCGTCCTCGACACCCCGATCGTCGAGCGTGCCGCCTATCGCGAGATCTTCGAATGCGGCGGAACGCTGCAGACCATGGATGCAGACCGCGTCAGCAATCTTGACAAGGCGCGCGAAAATGCCTTTGCGCTTGCCCGCGAAGTGCAGGAGATCCTCCCCATGCGCGTTCGCCGCTCCCTTGCCTTGCGCCTGCACTGGGCTTTGCCGCGCGCCGCCTGA
- a CDS encoding iron-containing alcohol dehydrogenase, with the protein MTIIANWSYPTAIKFGAGRIKELADHCKAVGMRKPLLVTDRGLAPMAITQGALDILDAGGLGRAIFAEVDPNPNDVNLEAGIKAFKDGGHDGVVAFGGGSGLDLGKCIAFMAGQTRPVWDFEDVGDWWTRANVEGIAPIVAVPTTAGTGSEVGRASVITNSQTHVKKVIFHPKFLPAVTICDPELTVGMPKVITAGTGMDAFAHCLEAYSSPFYHPMSAGIALEGMRLVKEYLPRAYKDGADIEARAHMMSAAAMGAVAFQKGLGAIHSLSHPVGAIYNTHHGMTNAVVMPPVLRFNRPAIEEKIACAAAYLGIAGGFDGFYDYVLQLREELGVPDSLAALGVGTDRIDEMAEMAIVDPTAGGNPVELTLESARKLFVECI; encoded by the coding sequence ATGACGATCATTGCCAACTGGAGCTATCCGACGGCCATCAAGTTCGGTGCCGGCCGGATCAAGGAGCTTGCCGACCATTGCAAGGCCGTCGGCATGAGGAAGCCGCTGCTCGTCACCGATCGCGGCCTCGCGCCGATGGCGATCACGCAAGGCGCACTCGATATCCTCGACGCCGGCGGTCTCGGCCGCGCGATCTTCGCGGAGGTCGATCCGAATCCGAACGACGTCAATCTCGAGGCCGGCATCAAGGCCTTCAAGGATGGCGGCCATGACGGCGTCGTCGCCTTCGGCGGCGGCTCCGGCCTCGATCTCGGCAAATGCATCGCCTTCATGGCCGGCCAGACGCGGCCGGTCTGGGATTTCGAAGATGTCGGCGATTGGTGGACGCGCGCGAATGTCGAGGGCATTGCGCCGATCGTCGCGGTGCCGACCACGGCTGGCACCGGCTCGGAAGTCGGCCGTGCAAGCGTCATCACCAATTCGCAGACCCATGTGAAGAAGGTGATCTTCCACCCGAAATTCCTGCCGGCGGTGACGATCTGCGATCCGGAACTGACGGTCGGCATGCCGAAGGTGATCACGGCCGGCACGGGCATGGATGCCTTTGCCCACTGCCTGGAAGCCTATTCCTCACCGTTCTACCACCCGATGTCGGCCGGCATCGCGCTCGAAGGCATGCGGCTCGTCAAGGAGTACCTGCCGCGCGCCTACAAGGATGGCGCCGATATCGAGGCTCGCGCCCATATGATGAGCGCGGCGGCAATGGGGGCGGTCGCCTTCCAGAAGGGGCTGGGCGCCATCCATTCGCTCTCCCATCCGGTCGGCGCCATCTACAACACCCATCACGGCATGACCAATGCCGTCGTGATGCCGCCGGTCTTGCGCTTCAACCGCCCGGCGATCGAGGAAAAGATCGCATGCGCCGCCGCCTATCTCGGCATTGCCGGCGGCTTTGACGGCTTCTACGACTATGTGCTGCAACTGCGCGAGGAACTCGGCGTTCCGGACAGTCTCGCGGCCCTCGGGGTCGGGACCGACCGCATCGACGAAATGGCGGAAATGGCGATCGTCGATCCGACGGCCGGCGGCAATCCGGTGGAACTGACGCTCGAATCGGCAAGGAAGCTCTTTGTCGAGTGTATCTGA
- a CDS encoding aldehyde dehydrogenase family protein has translation MTMIRCISPVNGEVYAERPAMPLERAKEAVAKARLAQKAWAKRPLDERVKLVLAGVARLNDMADEVVPELAWQMGRPVRYGGEFKGFNERSNYVASIASDALKPLVVEESERFERRIEREPHGVVFVIAPWNYPYMTAINTVAPALMAGNTVVIKHASQTILVGERLVRAFVEAGVPEDVFQNLFLDHETTAALIAAKSFDFINFTGSVEGGRSIERAAAGTFTGLGLELGGKDPGYVMEDADLDAAVDTLMDGATYNSGQCCCGIERIYVHESLYDAFVEKSVAWVSNYKLGNPLAPETTLGPMANRRFAETVRGQIADAVSKGAKALIDPKLFPEDDGGAYLAPQLLVDVDHSMAFMREETFGPAVGIMKVKTDAQAIELMNDCRYGLTASLWTKDAERAARIGGELETGTVFMNRADYLDPALCWTGVKETGRGGSLSVIGFQNLTRPKSYHLKKVTA, from the coding sequence ATGACGATGATCAGATGCATTTCGCCGGTCAATGGCGAGGTCTATGCCGAGCGCCCGGCCATGCCGCTGGAGCGTGCCAAGGAGGCGGTGGCGAAAGCGCGGCTCGCACAGAAGGCGTGGGCGAAACGGCCGCTTGACGAACGGGTCAAGCTGGTGCTTGCCGGCGTCGCAAGGCTCAACGACATGGCCGACGAGGTGGTGCCGGAACTTGCCTGGCAGATGGGTCGGCCGGTCCGCTATGGCGGCGAATTCAAGGGTTTCAATGAGCGCTCCAACTATGTCGCTTCCATTGCTAGCGACGCTTTGAAGCCGCTTGTCGTCGAAGAGAGCGAGCGCTTCGAGCGGCGCATCGAACGCGAGCCGCATGGCGTCGTCTTCGTCATCGCGCCCTGGAACTACCCCTATATGACGGCGATCAACACCGTCGCTCCGGCGCTGATGGCCGGCAATACGGTCGTGATCAAGCATGCGAGCCAGACGATCCTCGTCGGCGAGCGCCTGGTGCGCGCATTTGTCGAGGCCGGCGTGCCGGAGGACGTCTTCCAGAACCTGTTCCTGGACCACGAGACGACGGCGGCGCTCATTGCCGCCAAGAGCTTCGACTTCATCAATTTCACCGGTTCGGTCGAAGGCGGGCGCTCGATCGAGCGCGCGGCGGCCGGCACCTTCACCGGCCTCGGGCTCGAACTCGGCGGCAAGGATCCGGGCTATGTGATGGAGGATGCCGATCTCGACGCGGCGGTCGATACGCTGATGGACGGCGCCACCTATAATTCCGGCCAATGCTGCTGCGGCATCGAACGCATCTATGTGCACGAGTCGCTCTATGATGCCTTTGTCGAAAAATCCGTCGCCTGGGTGTCCAATTACAAGCTCGGCAACCCGCTTGCCCCGGAAACGACGCTCGGTCCCATGGCCAACAGGCGCTTCGCGGAGACGGTGCGCGGCCAGATCGCCGATGCGGTGTCGAAGGGGGCAAAGGCGCTGATCGATCCGAAGCTCTTCCCCGAGGACGACGGCGGTGCCTATCTCGCGCCGCAGCTTCTCGTCGATGTCGACCACTCGATGGCGTTCATGCGCGAGGAGACCTTCGGCCCGGCCGTCGGCATCATGAAGGTGAAGACCGATGCGCAGGCGATCGAACTGATGAATGATTGCCGGTATGGCCTGACGGCCTCGCTCTGGACGAAGGACGCCGAACGTGCCGCCCGGATCGGAGGCGAGCTCGAGACCGGCACGGTGTTCATGAACCGGGCCGACTATCTCGACCCGGCGCTCTGCTGGACCGGCGTCAAGGAAACGGGCCGCGGCGGATCGCTCTCCGTCATCGGCTTCCAGAATCTTACCCGTCCCAAATCCTATCACCTGAAGAAAGTGACAGCATGA
- a CDS encoding glutamine synthetase family protein: protein MSANYTFDDLKKDVAEGRIDTVLACQVDMQGRLMGKRFHAQYFVESAWKETHSCNYLLATDLEMETVQGYRATSWEKGYGDYTMKPDLATLRRIPWLEGTALVICDVLDHDTHTEVAHSPRAILKKQVARLEGMGLKAFMASELEFFLFDQSYDDARLSGYRDLQLVSGYNEDYHIFQTTKEEDVMRAIRNGLQGAGIPVENSKGEASAGQEEINVRYADALTMADRHTIIKNGCKEIAWQRGKAITFLAKWNYSAAGSSSHIHQSLWSADGETPMFYDKDGRYGMSELMRHYVAGLLAHASDITYFLAPYINSYKRFMAGTFAPTKAIWSKDNRTAGYRLCGDGTKGIRIECRVGGSDLNPYLAFAALLAAGIAGIENKLELEAPFVGDAYHGKDVREIPHTLREAADLLSGSEMLRAAFGDDVVDHYTRAARWEQEEYDRRVTDWEVARGFERA from the coding sequence ATGAGCGCGAACTATACATTCGATGATTTGAAGAAAGACGTGGCCGAGGGCCGCATCGACACGGTGCTCGCCTGCCAGGTCGATATGCAGGGCCGCCTGATGGGCAAGCGCTTTCATGCCCAGTATTTCGTCGAGAGCGCCTGGAAGGAAACGCATAGCTGCAACTATCTGCTCGCAACCGACCTGGAGATGGAGACGGTCCAGGGCTACAGGGCGACGAGCTGGGAAAAGGGCTATGGCGACTATACGATGAAGCCTGACCTTGCGACGCTGCGGCGCATTCCCTGGCTCGAAGGAACGGCGCTCGTCATCTGCGACGTGCTCGACCACGACACCCATACGGAGGTGGCGCATTCGCCGCGCGCCATCCTGAAGAAACAGGTTGCGCGGCTCGAAGGGATGGGCCTCAAGGCCTTCATGGCGAGCGAGCTCGAATTCTTCCTCTTCGACCAATCCTATGACGATGCGCGGCTCTCCGGATACCGCGACCTGCAGCTCGTCAGCGGCTACAACGAGGACTACCACATTTTCCAGACGACCAAGGAAGAGGACGTGATGCGGGCGATCCGCAACGGCCTGCAGGGCGCTGGCATTCCGGTGGAAAACTCCAAGGGGGAGGCGTCCGCCGGCCAGGAAGAGATCAACGTCCGCTATGCGGATGCGCTAACGATGGCCGACCGCCATACAATCATCAAGAACGGTTGCAAGGAGATCGCCTGGCAGCGTGGCAAGGCGATCACCTTCCTTGCCAAGTGGAACTACTCGGCCGCCGGCTCCTCGTCGCATATTCACCAGTCGCTGTGGAGTGCCGACGGCGAGACGCCGATGTTCTACGACAAGGACGGCCGCTACGGCATGTCCGAGCTGATGCGTCACTATGTTGCCGGGTTACTCGCTCATGCGAGCGATATTACCTATTTTCTTGCCCCCTACATCAATTCCTACAAGCGCTTCATGGCCGGCACCTTCGCGCCGACCAAGGCGATCTGGAGCAAGGACAACCGCACGGCCGGTTACCGCCTCTGCGGCGACGGCACCAAGGGGATCCGCATCGAGTGCCGCGTCGGCGGTTCCGACCTCAATCCCTATCTCGCCTTCGCCGCTTTGCTCGCGGCTGGCATCGCGGGGATCGAAAACAAGCTGGAACTGGAGGCGCCCTTCGTCGGCGATGCCTATCACGGCAAGGACGTGCGCGAAATTCCGCACACGTTGAGGGAAGCGGCCGATTTGCTGAGCGGATCGGAGATGCTGAGGGCCGCATTCGGCGATGACGTCGTCGACCATTATACGCGCGCGGCCCGCTGGGAGCAGGAGGAATACGACCGGCGCGTCACCGATTGGGAGGTCGCGCGCGGCTTCGAGCGGGCGTAG
- a CDS encoding TRAP transporter substrate-binding protein, with amino-acid sequence MTNRRDFLKKAGLAAAAGTTALAAPAVRAQGKITWRLQTYAGPALAEHVIKPAIDAFNKAANGEMQIDLYTSDQLVPTGELFRAMQAGTIDAVQSDDDSMASPVDIKVFGGYFPFASRYSLDVPTLFHQYGLNEIWAEAYGEVEGVTWLSAGSWDPCNFATVKPVKSLEDLKGLRIFTFPTAGKFLTRFGVVPVTLPWEDVQVAMQTGELDGLAWSGITEDYTVGWADVTKYFLTNNISGAWCGSFFANSARWNEVPEHLKTLFRLCIDSSHYYRQHWYWGGEAQLRAEGTKLELTTIPDEEWKTVEQEALKFWDEIAATSPRAVKVVEILKKYRDVMEKAGPPYRYS; translated from the coding sequence ATGACCAACAGACGCGATTTTCTGAAGAAGGCGGGGCTCGCTGCCGCCGCCGGCACCACGGCGCTGGCGGCGCCGGCCGTGCGCGCGCAGGGCAAGATCACCTGGCGCCTGCAGACCTATGCCGGCCCGGCGCTCGCCGAGCACGTCATCAAGCCGGCGATCGACGCCTTCAACAAGGCGGCCAATGGCGAGATGCAGATCGATCTCTATACCTCCGACCAGCTGGTGCCGACGGGCGAACTCTTCCGCGCCATGCAGGCGGGCACGATCGATGCCGTCCAGAGCGACGACGATTCCATGGCCTCGCCGGTCGACATCAAGGTATTCGGCGGCTATTTCCCCTTTGCCTCGCGCTACAGCCTCGACGTGCCGACGCTCTTCCACCAATACGGCCTCAACGAAATCTGGGCCGAGGCCTATGGCGAGGTCGAGGGTGTCACCTGGTTATCTGCCGGGTCCTGGGACCCCTGCAACTTCGCGACCGTCAAGCCGGTCAAGTCGCTCGAGGATCTGAAGGGCCTGCGCATCTTCACCTTCCCGACGGCCGGCAAATTCCTGACGCGCTTCGGGGTCGTGCCGGTGACGTTGCCTTGGGAAGACGTTCAGGTCGCCATGCAGACCGGCGAACTCGATGGTCTCGCCTGGTCGGGCATCACCGAGGACTACACGGTCGGTTGGGCGGACGTGACCAAGTATTTCCTCACCAACAACATCTCCGGCGCCTGGTGCGGTTCGTTCTTCGCAAACTCCGCCCGCTGGAACGAGGTTCCCGAGCATCTCAAGACGCTGTTCCGTCTCTGCATCGACTCCTCGCACTATTATCGCCAGCACTGGTACTGGGGCGGCGAGGCGCAGTTGCGCGCCGAAGGCACCAAGCTCGAACTGACGACCATTCCGGACGAGGAATGGAAGACCGTGGAACAGGAAGCGCTGAAGTTCTGGGATGAGATCGCGGCCACCAGCCCGCGCGCGGTCAAGGTCGTCGAGATCCTCAAGAAATATCGTGACGTGATGGAGAAGGCAGGTCCGCCCTACCGCTACAGCTGA
- a CDS encoding TRAP transporter large permease, whose translation MSYEMIAFTMFSSMMMTMLTGQRVFAAIGFVGVVAAAFLWGDGGFEMAFAASMKLMKWYPLLTLPLFIFMGYMLSESGIAEDLYKMFHVWMGGLRGGLALGTIGLMVIISAMNGLSVAGMAIGATIALPELLRRGYDKTMVSGVIQAGSSLGILVPPSVVLVLYGMIARQPVGQLWLAGVFPGLLLAFLFSLYVVIRCKIQPHLGPALPKEERDLPLAEKLKLLRAGILPFMIFFLMMGLFVLGITSLVESSAVGAMSALVAAWVKGRLTWRVFDRTVEQTLGISCMFMWIILAALCFGAVFDGLGAVKAIEYLFLEKWGLGPWEVLILMQISYILMGTFLDDTAMLVIVAPLYIPLVGSLGFDLIWYGVLYTITCQIAYMTPPFGYNLFLMRAMAPPEITLADIYKSVLPFVLVMMVGLAIVTAFPEIALWLPQHVYVRG comes from the coding sequence ATGAGCTACGAAATGATCGCCTTCACGATGTTCTCGTCGATGATGATGACGATGCTGACCGGTCAGCGCGTCTTCGCCGCGATCGGTTTCGTCGGCGTGGTCGCCGCCGCATTCCTGTGGGGCGACGGCGGCTTCGAAATGGCCTTTGCCGCCTCGATGAAGCTGATGAAGTGGTATCCTCTTCTGACCCTGCCGCTCTTCATCTTCATGGGCTACATGCTGTCGGAGTCCGGCATCGCCGAGGACCTCTACAAGATGTTCCATGTCTGGATGGGCGGATTGCGCGGGGGGCTGGCGCTCGGAACCATCGGGCTCATGGTCATCATCTCCGCCATGAACGGTCTCAGCGTCGCCGGCATGGCGATCGGAGCGACGATCGCGCTGCCGGAACTGTTGAGGCGCGGCTATGACAAGACCATGGTCTCCGGCGTCATCCAGGCGGGCAGCTCACTCGGCATCCTGGTGCCGCCGAGCGTGGTGCTGGTGCTCTATGGCATGATCGCCCGCCAGCCGGTCGGACAGCTTTGGCTCGCCGGTGTCTTCCCTGGCCTGCTTCTGGCGTTTCTGTTTTCGCTCTATGTCGTCATCCGCTGCAAGATCCAGCCGCATCTCGGGCCGGCGCTGCCGAAGGAGGAACGAGATCTTCCGCTCGCCGAGAAGCTCAAATTGCTCAGAGCCGGCATCCTGCCCTTCATGATCTTCTTCCTGATGATGGGCCTCTTCGTCCTGGGCATCACCAGCCTCGTCGAAAGCTCGGCTGTCGGTGCGATGTCCGCGCTCGTGGCGGCCTGGGTCAAAGGACGGCTGACCTGGCGTGTGTTCGACCGGACGGTGGAGCAGACGCTCGGGATTTCCTGCATGTTCATGTGGATCATCCTGGCGGCGCTGTGCTTCGGCGCCGTCTTCGACGGTCTCGGTGCGGTCAAGGCAATCGAGTACCTGTTCCTGGAGAAATGGGGCCTTGGTCCCTGGGAGGTGCTGATCCTGATGCAGATCTCCTATATCCTCATGGGCACCTTCCTCGACGACACGGCGATGCTGGTCATCGTGGCGCCGCTCTACATACCGCTCGTCGGCAGCCTCGGATTCGATCTCATCTGGTACGGGGTGCTCTACACGATCACCTGCCAGATCGCCTACATGACCCCGCCATTCGGTTACAACCTGTTCCTGATGCGGGCCATGGCGCCACCCGAGATCACCCTGGCGGATATCTACAAATCGGTGTTGCCCTTCGTCCTTGTCATGATGGTGGGGCTGGCGATCGTGACGGCCTTTCCGGAGATCGCACTCTGGTTGCCGCAGCACGTCTATGTGAGGGGCTGA
- a CDS encoding TRAP transporter small permease subunit, whose translation MPEYLKTYVRVVDGFNRRVGRATMYLIFAMMGILLYSSISKAWLLPSLWTLEMAQFVMAAYYLLGGAYSLQLDSHVRMDLLYGRWTLRIRAIVDAVTIILLLVYLAFLLYGGVSSTAYALKYGETSYSAWAPYMAPIKVIMTIGIVLTFLQATSIFIKDLAHAIGRPLA comes from the coding sequence ATGCCTGAATATCTGAAGACCTATGTCCGAGTCGTCGATGGATTCAATCGGCGCGTCGGCAGGGCCACCATGTATCTGATTTTCGCGATGATGGGCATCCTGCTCTATTCATCGATTTCGAAGGCGTGGCTGTTGCCATCGCTCTGGACCCTTGAAATGGCCCAGTTCGTCATGGCTGCCTATTATCTTCTGGGCGGGGCCTATTCGCTGCAGCTCGACAGCCACGTCCGCATGGACCTGCTCTATGGCCGCTGGACGCTGCGCATACGCGCCATAGTCGATGCCGTCACCATCATCTTGCTGCTCGTCTATCTGGCGTTCCTGCTTTACGGCGGCGTTTCCAGTACCGCCTATGCGTTGAAATATGGCGAGACCAGTTATTCGGCCTGGGCGCCCTATATGGCGCCGATCAAGGTCATCATGACGATCGGCATCGTGCTGACCTTCCTCCAGGCGACATCCATCTTCATCAAAGACCTTGCCCACGCCATCGGGAGGCCGCTCGCATGA
- a CDS encoding N-formylglutamate amidohydrolase, translating to MTRLLTDAEGNPVTVTNAEAKGEFVFLCEHASRRLPQRLGTLGLSEDVLKSHIAWDPGALAVADLLAAKLDGALIHQRFSRLAYDCNRPPESEAAMPVASEIYEVPGNRTMSGAERRARVDELYRPFHDAVSRFVVERKAGGRRPVLVTMHSFTPVYFGRPRAVQLGILHDADSRLADRMLAIAAADGTYDVRRNEPYGPQDGVTHSLIEYGVRYGLPNVMIEIRNDLIRDEIGQRGMADYLEGLLAKSAAALSAQ from the coding sequence GTGACAAGGCTTTTGACTGACGCCGAAGGCAATCCGGTCACCGTCACGAATGCGGAGGCAAAGGGAGAATTCGTCTTCCTGTGCGAGCACGCGTCGCGCCGCCTGCCGCAGCGACTGGGGACGCTCGGGCTCTCCGAGGACGTTCTCAAGAGCCATATCGCCTGGGATCCGGGCGCGCTTGCGGTTGCCGATCTGCTCGCCGCAAAACTTGACGGCGCGCTGATCCATCAGCGGTTCTCCCGTCTTGCCTATGACTGCAACCGGCCGCCGGAATCGGAGGCCGCAATGCCAGTCGCCAGCGAGATCTACGAGGTGCCGGGCAACAGGACGATGTCCGGGGCCGAGCGCCGGGCGCGGGTCGACGAGCTCTACCGGCCCTTTCACGATGCCGTGTCGCGCTTCGTGGTCGAGCGCAAGGCGGGCGGGCGGAGGCCCGTGCTCGTCACTATGCACAGCTTCACCCCGGTCTATTTTGGCAGGCCGCGCGCCGTGCAGCTTGGCATTCTCCATGATGCCGACAGCCGGCTCGCCGACCGTATGCTGGCGATTGCGGCCGCGGATGGCACTTATGACGTCCGCCGCAACGAGCCATACGGTCCTCAGGACGGGGTGACGCACAGTCTGATAGAATACGGCGTCCGTTACGGACTGCCCAATGTGATGATCGAGATCAGGAACGATCTCATCCGCGACGAGATCGGCCAAAGGGGCATGGCCGATTATCTGGAAGGGCTGCTCGCCAAGAGCGCGGCTGCCTTATCCGCACAATAA
- a CDS encoding MurR/RpiR family transcriptional regulator — protein sequence MNDTAASMTVSDVINAHFTALTRAEKRLAETLLDNYPVSGLGSITTVAENAGVSSPTVVRMVQKLGFRGFPDFQARLHQELEATISNPIAKHDRWAASAPGTHILNRFADAVMGNMRQTLSQIEPAEFDDAAALVADRKRHVYLVGGRITRSMADYLFTHLQVIRTGVTQIAHNPSSWPHYVLDMQQGDVLILFDIRRYEQEMETLARFARERRVEIVLFTDQWGSPVAKSASKVFRARIEVPSAWDSSVLLLFLVEALIEAVQSSNWEETRDRMKTLEGLFDSTRIFRKPV from the coding sequence TTGAACGATACTGCGGCATCCATGACGGTGTCGGATGTGATCAACGCACATTTCACGGCGCTGACGCGCGCCGAGAAGCGCTTGGCGGAGACACTTCTAGACAACTATCCCGTGTCCGGACTCGGCTCGATCACCACGGTCGCCGAGAACGCGGGGGTCTCTTCGCCGACAGTTGTCCGCATGGTGCAGAAGCTCGGCTTCCGCGGTTTTCCCGATTTCCAGGCGAGACTGCACCAGGAACTGGAGGCGACGATCTCCAATCCGATCGCCAAGCACGATCGCTGGGCGGCGAGCGCACCGGGGACGCATATCCTCAACCGTTTCGCCGACGCGGTCATGGGCAATATGCGCCAGACGCTTTCGCAGATCGAACCCGCCGAATTCGACGACGCCGCGGCACTCGTCGCCGATCGCAAGCGCCATGTCTATCTCGTCGGCGGGCGCATCACCCGCTCGATGGCCGACTATCTCTTCACCCATCTTCAGGTCATACGCACCGGCGTCACGCAGATCGCCCACAACCCGAGTTCCTGGCCCCACTATGTGCTGGACATGCAGCAGGGCGATGTCCTGATCCTTTTCGATATCCGCCGCTATGAGCAGGAAATGGAGACGCTCGCCCGCTTTGCCCGCGAACGGCGCGTCGAAATCGTGCTCTTCACCGACCAGTGGGGCTCGCCTGTGGCCAAGTCCGCGTCCAAGGTTTTCCGCGCGCGGATCGAGGTACCCTCGGCCTGGGACAGCTCGGTCCTTCTCCTGTTCCTCGTCGAGGCGCTGATCGAGGCCGTGCAGAGTTCAAACTGGGAGGAAACCCGCGACCGGATGAAGACCCTCGAGGGCCTGTTCGACTCGACCCGCATTTTCCGCAAGCCGGTCTAG
- a CDS encoding ABC transporter substrate-binding protein gives MISKTQRLLSLSTAVLLATTAIAAAEPSGELIAEAKKEGMLTTIALPHDWCGYGDVIASFKAKYPEIQVNELNPDAGSADEVEAVKANKDNKGPQAPDVVDVGLAFGPQMKAEGLLQPYKVSTWDEIPDSVKDAEGYWYGDYYGVMSFLINKDLVTNSPKDWADLLKPEYSGQVALAGDPRASNQAILGVLAAGLAKGAKAGKEAGEAGLDFFAELNKAGNFVPVIGKSGTLAQGSTPIIVAWDYNALGWAKTLEGNPPTEVVVPESGVLAGVYVQGISAYAPHPNAAKLWMEHLYSDEGQLGWLKGFCHPARFNAMVKDGKVPKELIDALPPADAYEKAYFPTLEEVDANKAAVTGGWDSVVGANVQ, from the coding sequence GTGATTTCAAAGACTCAACGCTTGCTCTCGCTTTCGACCGCCGTGCTTCTGGCGACGACGGCCATCGCCGCCGCCGAGCCCAGCGGGGAGCTCATCGCCGAAGCCAAGAAGGAAGGCATGCTCACCACCATCGCTCTGCCCCACGACTGGTGCGGCTATGGCGACGTCATTGCCTCCTTCAAGGCCAAGTATCCGGAAATCCAGGTCAACGAACTGAACCCGGATGCCGGCTCGGCCGACGAAGTCGAAGCCGTCAAGGCCAACAAGGACAACAAGGGCCCGCAGGCGCCCGACGTTGTCGACGTCGGCCTCGCTTTCGGTCCGCAAATGAAGGCCGAAGGCCTGCTGCAGCCCTACAAGGTCTCCACCTGGGACGAGATTCCGGACTCCGTCAAGGATGCCGAGGGCTACTGGTACGGCGACTATTACGGCGTGATGTCCTTCCTCATCAACAAGGACCTCGTTACCAATTCGCCGAAGGACTGGGCCGATCTGCTGAAGCCGGAATATTCCGGCCAGGTCGCCCTCGCCGGCGATCCGCGCGCTTCGAACCAGGCGATCCTCGGCGTACTCGCCGCAGGCCTCGCCAAGGGCGCCAAGGCCGGGAAGGAAGCCGGCGAAGCCGGTCTCGACTTTTTCGCCGAGTTGAACAAGGCCGGCAATTTCGTCCCGGTCATCGGCAAGTCGGGCACGCTTGCCCAGGGCTCGACCCCGATCATAGTTGCGTGGGACTACAACGCGCTCGGTTGGGCCAAGACGCTGGAGGGCAACCCGCCGACCGAAGTCGTCGTTCCGGAAAGCGGCGTTCTCGCCGGCGTCTACGTTCAAGGCATCTCGGCCTATGCACCGCATCCGAATGCCGCCAAGCTGTGGATGGAGCACCTCTATTCCGACGAAGGTCAGCTCGGCTGGCTGAAGGGCTTCTGCCACCCGGCACGCTTCAACGCGATGGTCAAGGACGGAAAGGTTCCGAAGGAACTGATCGACGCCCTCCCGCCGGCGGATGCGTATGAAAAGGCTTACTTCCCGACGCTGGAAGAGGTCGACGCGAACAAGGCTGCCGTGACCGGCGGCTGGGATTCCGTCGTCGGCGCAAACGTCCAGTAA